The stretch of DNA ttaaataggaggcatctttgaaacttaggtattaacacAAAAAGTTtatatataaaagatatgtattttttagtatgttatatgtcccacattgaaaaataatgtaggtgtggtgaatatattatgtataaataatagaattgtctcatatatatacattttctatattatattaaagtgatgtctataattttgatataaaaactttatatttcatttgacaaaaaaatatcatatgaaaattatataattagatagtgacaaaaaaatgctatcattagagtgtagattcgattgtattttctcattattaaatcgagttgatgtcaaagtaggtgcgaaaaaaaatggtgtacttagtatgttatttgtcctacattgaaaagtaatgtaagtgtggtgaatatactatgtatatatattagaattgtcccacatcggaagattaccataaggcagggtgatcttatgattataaatagaagtcataacccaaaattttttgagtctgtTAAGTATtatcttggagagctcttaaaagtttatatcattattttctacctatagattttatattatATGTCCCACcttaaaaaataatgtaggtgtggtaaatatactacgtttaaataatataattagaattttattaaaaaaaattctattattagagtacaggttcatatcatttgcatatattttaattatgataaaaaaaatagaaaacaaacgtatgaatactaatagataatatagtatttgcttattattaaattgggttggatgtcgaattaggttcaaaaaatatggtgtacttttaaatatgttattcgtctcacattgaaaaataatgtaggtgtagttgaattgtcccacatcagaagattatcataaggtgaagtgatcccatgattataaataggatttatccttggaacttaggtatcaccccaaatatattgaatctctcaaagtatacttattatataagagactttaaacataatcttgaattaaatgttaaatttttaaagttgtaacattttttaggtgggagaaagagcgataaaatgTTAAATATTATAACGGAAAATTTTCAttgtaccctcgaattttggtagattattacacataataccctaattttaagtttctacatataatacCTTTGTGTTTAAGTTTTTCATAATGTCGTTACTCatatgagtaactagatgagtaaCTGAGCATgtcatgctatttgtgttttattatttaggtatattgttgttaaaatcgcgatccggatcgtaggatcgtacgatcctacgatccaaaAAGTGGAAAACGATTCAAATCGTCGTAGGATCGTTTTGGTGGTAGGATCGGTATAGGATCGATCAGGATCGGGTAGGATCGGATAGGATCGTACATGATCGTATAGGATCGATGGTAGGATCGTTCAGGATCGTAAAATGTTTATCTGTGCAACAAATTTGTGAGTTGGTTGTTCTTCTATACTTATAACTCTAAATTAAAGGTATATGTAATATATTGATATGAAAATTAAGACTTTCATGTCATTAAATAAACTTTTTAACATTATACATCACAAATTATACCAAATAGTTTACATAAACTTGTTTATCCAAGCtatttgtaggatcttacgatcctacgattcgaTCCTCCGATCCGATCCTACCACCCCTGTTCGATCCAAAGTAGGAtctcgatcctgacaacattgttTAGGCATTagatgttagtttattaaataaaatatggaattaggaattagatgatgaagtgtttgtgtaatatATAGCAAAAGAAATAGGAGTCACAAGTCATAGGAGTAATGACgaaagttgtcaaatggtattctgggaaagaaaaaggtgaacacaggggtaccatttgtagaactGAAAATTAGGgataccatgtgtaatctatcaaagttcaaggttaccatgagaaattttcaatattataatgatatagctaattaaattttcatttaaaagagagagatattcgtaccaataaaacaataaagggggtattattttttaattgttattttattgccacgccatcaaacttaacgaccatttaacagcctttacgttagggggtaccatgggcaaaaaaatggaaccttaaGGCTATCATAGGCAGATtattaaaagtaggggtaacatggaaaatctgacaaaattaaggggtaccacgggacatttccgtatctcaattatgataaaaaaaaaaagaagaaaaacagcgtacaaatattaatggagaatacttgatcatattattaaatttaaatataactattatatataatgagtagcaattgtccgtattcgttattcgggatctggttggatgtcgaactaagtgcaaaaaagatggtctAATTCTgggtatgttatttgtcccacattgaaaaacaatggaagtttgatgaatatatactacgtataaatagtagaattgtcccacatcagaaacatagttcaagtttggtgaatatattacttataaatagtagaattgtcccacatcgaaagattagtccTAGTTTGGTGAATagattacttataaatagtagaattgtcccacatcgaaatattagtataaggtggggtgattatatgattataaataagagttaacccacgtatatattaatcttttattttttttgaaagagatattttaataatatgtaaacaaatcattagacatagaatgtaaacattaaatccttataacattttctttttgcattataaataagttaattatcccgttgcaacgcacgggcattcaaactagtaataGAGTAAATTAAAGTAAATAATGGATAAACTAAACCTAATAATCAAAAATTGAAGTAATGCAAATAAGTGAAATAATAGACTTCACAGAATTAACCCAATCCGAAAAATAATACAATACAAGTTCTCCTCCTCCTTTTCTCTAAAAACCCTAGCCTTCATCAATTAAATCTAGGGCTTTCATCGATCATTGATCGATGGTAAACCCCTCAAATAGTTTCATTTATCAATTAATAGTATGAAATATTATGAATTAATCAgtaaaagtctcccttttggtgagatctgttTTTCCGTCTTTATTTCCAGGGTTTTTTCAGTCCTTGTCTTTCTAAGGTTTAGTATTATTATTGGAATTATAGATAAGAGCGGTTTGTTGATGATTCATCATACGACTCTACAATGGATATGCGTATTCGTCAACATCTATGGTGCCAGTAGCAGGTAAATTATTTTCTCCATCAATAAATCAAACGAAAGATCCCCttaaaagctacatgaagagagCGATACaaggacgagccgaattgtcataTCATGTTTTGAGGCCCGTAGTTTTACAGGAGAAATTTGTCCTTTGTTTTCCATTAGAATTGTTTTCGATTATACCTATCTTTTGTAAGTGGCGTTTGACGTTTCATTAATGAAATTAATGAATTGATCctttccttcaaaaaaaaaattgaagtaatGCGATATTTCCtcaattcaactccactctacctatttcaattttctacactattcacaaatacatattcaatttcgattttctctcaatacataagtgaaaatatatttatgtgtgatcttgtttaattcgtctttacgagtacattaaaaatatctaacttttataatttttgcaaatacgtagttaACGATATTTACcacgtaaaacacgcgttggcaaacgtgaaaaagcaaagtggtagagtggacttgaatggaggaagtaataaAGTAATCGGATCCGACAATAACTCAGCCCAAACCTGAAACATCATCGGCCACGAAATGCCCTGACCCTAAACCCGTCTAGGCCCAAAAGGATAGGCTAACCCAATATCTCAAACCTGATATAACCCGACCCAACTTGTACAAATCCAAACTCGACCAAACTGACCTGACTACATTCCTAACTGAGTAACTACACAGTACACACACCAGTAGTTTCAAAAATTATTGATGTTTCTAAAATTCCAAGAAATTATGATTGAATTTGCGGATTTCTCCTCGATTGATTCAAATCCTTGTGGTATATtccttatcttttttttttttttttttatcttacaTTTTAATATTTAATTGATAATGTTGCGGAACTGTAGTACTGAGATGGGGTATTTCTGATTTTTAAAATTGCAGTAAAGATATGAACATGAACTGTGAATTGGGTATTTGATAGTTTAGCTAAAAAATAAGAATTTAGATAGTGCATACCAACTGTTCGACGAAATTCCTGTGAAAAATTCATGATGTTTGGGGAAAATATAGCAAAGATTCAAAAGGGTACAGTTGATAGAATTTCGGAACTTCCGGAATTtatactactccctcctattctaaataactctccctatttcctttttcgtctattcacaatactctccctatttccatatttggcaaacttttatacttattttaatcactccaccccacaacaataccccacaatactcatattttatcttattttaatcatcttaccccacaacaatacttattttaatcacacaatattTTTCCTCTCTCCAATCTTCTAGctcactacaatactttaccatataatactcccctCCCTTAAATCTTGTGCCCTCCATGAAAGGGGAGGGTtattaagaataggagggagtacatagTATTCTCTTAAACCTTGATACCAAAGAGGTGGGACGCACTAGCGTGCTGTCTAAGAGGTGGTATGAGGTTTCGTCTTCCGTTCCGGTTTTGGTTTTTGAGCTTAAGAACTATAAGAAGGAATATTGGGAGTGTTCAGTGAAGTATGGTTTCagtgttgatgatgatgatgttattCAGAGTTATCTGGGATTTATAGATAGGACTATGCAAAGATACGATACTCATAAGTATAGAATAAGGAAACTTGACCTTGAGCTTCCTATGGCAGATAAAAAGATTGAACCGTTGGTTGATAAATGGATAAAGATTGCGGTGCAAAACCAAGTCGAGAATTTATTTATTGAAACCCTTCCCCCTTACTCACGAAAGTCACCACACACATCAGAGTCATCAAACTACAGGCTTCCTGAGATTCTATTTCGTGCAAAATCATTGAAATTTTTGTATTGTAGCGACGCTGTGCTGCCATATTATGAGACCATGGAACTTATCTCTCTTGAGGATCTGACTTTAATCCTGGAAAATGTAGATATCGATATGCTTCAGAGAATTATCACTTTCTGCCCCTTGGTTCAATTTACCACAATAAGTGATCTCGGAAAAATTTCACTCCCATGGCCAAGAAATGTGAATGAGAGTGGTGAATTTATCAATAGTGAGGTAATGCAATCTCAATTCAAAGCATCCCCACTTAGAAGGTTAGTTTATCGTGGAGTTCATAGGGTTGCTAAGTGGCCATTTAACATGAATGTGGTTGCATTGAAAAACTTGAGAGAATTGGATACTATTTATAATGCTATTATAACAGATGATATTGTTTCCGAGCTGGCATCTGGGCTTGTAGCGTTAGAAAGCTTAGTATTGGATTCATGCTCAATGCTGAAATGCATTATGATCTCAAGCATTTCGCTGAAGGAACTGCGAATTATAGAGGTCTTCAACTTGATGAAGGTTACAATTGACGCCCCTAACTTGATCGAGTTTGTGTGCAAATGTGAAGTAGGGACCTCTTTGTCGTTGATTAGAGTGTCAGATCATTGTAATGCGTAATTTTCCCCGTTGGTGAATATGATGAGGGATTTCAAAAACGCTGATTGGCTTATTAAGCTAAAGAAGATTCTCAAAGAAACAAAATCCTTCCAGTCTCTTGTGATTCAGTTGCCTAACTCTCTTGAGGTGTGAACTTGTACCTATTTGATGACTTATTTATAATGTTCAAATGTCTTGTGTGCATATGACAAATCATATTATGTGGGCATCTATAGATTGGGCCCGTTGCGGTAGAGGAGGAGGAGCTGAGGAATGTGGTTACAGGCCCACCATACAAACTCAGAGAGTTAAAGGTGCAAGAATCATATGCTTTCGATTGGGTAGAATTTCTGATTATGGCCCTGGAGGGACTTTTCTTGATTTGCCACCCTGATTCAGTGTCAATAACAACAAGTTCACAAGACTTTTCTGCTGAGGTATGCTtggtagtagtaataatagtatgtTATGTTTGATTATATGCTGTTACGGCCTATAAAATTAAATTGACAAGTTTTATTTTTTTGGTACAAGTTTTATTATCGTGTATATATTGTATAGGTGGAGGGGGCCATAATTCAAAATCCATCTCTAAAAAATTGTGGGACTGAAGCACATGACTTGACCAACTCTTAATGGAAAGGAAGGAAAGGGGACGGTGTAAAGCTTTACCCATTGGCATCATTACTCTAGGGAGGTGTTGGGTGACTATTACAGTATTACCCCTCTTCTGATAACCTCGTCAAAACTGACTTGACCTCACCCAATTCATACATAAACAGACAATACGAATATGTCCCTTCACTCAACCCGACCCAGTTTGCCCTTAATTTACTTGTCCTAAACGGTCCCTTACCTTTAAAGTTTAAATGAAAGAATAAATTACTTAAATCAATCCGAATGCGTGTGATGAAGCTACGGGTAGGCCAATCGGGCCATGGTCTGATAGCTCTTATACATTGTTAGCGTATAGATAACAGATGTGTCTATTTGGCGTTGTGGGGGACGTTGCATAGCTCTGATAGCTTATAGTGGATAATTGTAGAAGTGACGTGTTCGACTTTGCTCCGCTACATTTTTTGCGATTTTTATTTTCTCTTAGTTTAGTAACACTTTTACTTTTAATCAGTTTCATAACCTTATAGTTCATTTATCACTCTAAGCAATCCTTTTTTACTCAGATGTGCCTATTAAGGTTTTACTCCCAATTGAAAAATGCTCTTGCCAAATTTATTGTAGTACTGCTTTAAAAGAGTGTTATTGTTCTTTAATTATATGTGTGTGTTTACATAAGATATAAGCTTATAAAATGACTAGTTTTTTTAAtgcatactcaatgcatatgccacgtctagacgtgtgcatattatggcatacatgatcgatcctattgcagatgcataaggaacacggctcatgcgctcaataccttcaggcgtcgtgggtgactgagacttgctcaactgcatcccagtcgtcataggaaggttccccttcttggagttggtcatgctgaacctctcaagaaccttatccaaataagactcctgagtAAGTGATAATGTCCGTCGTGATcaatctcggtagatacggattcccaaaatacgctgtgcctcagatctttcatctggaaatggttcttcaaccattctttaaccggagataggagaggaatgtcattcccaatcaagagtttgtcatcgacatacaatatcaagaatacaatcttgctcccactcgacttgatatataagcatggttcttcgaccgatcgagtgaaaccatactcttttatcacttggtcgaaacgatgattccaactccgagaagcttgcttaagtccataaatggaacgcttaagcttgcatactttcttaggatgctcagaatctatgaaaccttcgggttgcaccatgtataactcttcctccaaataaccgtttaagaaggcggttttcacatccatttgccaaatttcaaagtcatgaaatgcaacaatcgctaagattatccgaatggaacgtagcatgactacaggtgcaaaaatctcatcataatgcaatccttgcacttgagtgaaaccttttgccacaagtcgtgccttatagatatctggttgcgcgtctacagaacgctttattttgtaaagccatttgcactgtagaggttttaccttatgaagtaaatcaactagatctcatacgttattctcatacatggagtccatctcggattgcatggcttcaagccatagctttgagtcggaacaggtcataacacctttataggttgcgggttcattactttctagaagtaaaacgtcattctcctcgaccataccaatgtatctgtccggaggatgagagactctacccgacctcctaggttcctctggaacattaaccgtatcatcagttggaggtacaacttcctccatctgttcctcggttcttggttctggaatctccgacagctcgaaggttctattactcgtcttgttctcgagaaattctttctctaagaacgtcgcactagccgcaacaaaaactcgatgttcggtaggcgaatagaagtaatgaccaaatgttccttttggataacctataaagtatgtcttgaccgatcgcgggccgagcttatcctcgtgtctccacttgacataagcctcgcagccccaaacccgaataaaggacaagttaggtaccgttcccttccacaattcatatggagtcttgtcgacagctttagacggacttcggttaagtataagagcagctgacaaaagagcataaccccataatgaatcaggcactacggtgtgactcatcatggatcgaaccatatcaagtaaggttcgatttctccgttcggatacaccattcaattgaggtgttccaggtggagttaactgtagagcgattccacagtctttaaggtgtttgatcaaactcatttgaaagatattcgccaccccgatctgaacggagtgctttaacctttcgacccagttggttctgtaccctattctggtattccttgaatttctcaaaagactcacttttatgcttcattaagtagacatatccgtatctactcaaatcgtccgtgaaagtgataaaatatctatagccatctctagcggtaattgacataggtccacatacgtccgtatgtatgagtcctaataggtcactagcgcgcattccaacacctttgaaggaaattcgagtcatcttgccaatgagacatgattcacacgtgccatatgtagaaaaatcgaatgcgggaatagtcccattatcgacgagtttcttcacgcgtttctcatttatgtgtcccattcgacaatgccatagataggtttgatctttgtcaccaacctttaatttcttattattcatgtgtaatacttccgtggtttgatctaagatgtaaattccattcatggaaactgctttgccataaatcatttcattaaaagagaaaatacgactattatcctttattgaaaatgtaaaaccgtctttagcaaatacggaaacagaaataatattcttagataaactggtacatagtaacagttatttaaaaataactcaaaaccactagggagttggattacatatgttcccttcgaggcaaagaaaaactcgtgctccattcccgactcgcaagtccacatcacctttttcgagaggtatgatgttctttaggccccgcaaatgattacacagatgaaaACCACAACCAAaagatctagtacccaagttcaaacttgcatggttaatctcaatcatatgaatataagatgacataccaacaggaacgacgcggcctgccttgatgtcctaacggtagacgggacagttcctcctccaatgtccagtcttgtgacaatggtggcactttatgtcaccgcccttgctctttgtcttgccctgtgagccactagtctcaccaggcgcactcttaccatttcctggcttcttaaactttggcttacttacagctaggtcgccatgagccttgcccttacctttacctttgctgtaaatcgtgagaacatcctacttcacgctcccactcaatttcatatccttctcggtctgtacgagaagggagtgtagctcatgaggactctttttcaagtcattcatatagtagttcgccctgaaaagggcaaaaccatcgtgaagagaatgaagcattcggtcaatgacaatgctctcactgattttacaattcagtgcctccagcttctcgacattctcaatcatgtgaagaatgtgtgggctaaccggttggcccttatggagtttcgcatcaaagaagcgacatgtatgctcatatgtaacgatcctcggtgtctttgagaactcgttagtgagcgtggtgaaaatcttgtttgcaccttgggcaatgaagcgtctctgcaaattagtttccattgcaaagatgagtacgttctttatcgcacccgcttccataacgaagtcactataagcgaatgACTCGTCGGCTCCCGCATTTGGGcctggttgaccggtattggctcgattaaatacctcGCCTACCGTCGGAATGGcggattccgtagtgccgcctcccggtcccgcaaagttggacccatcattcttcagtcgcgtggactgattcatttgatccatgaatacttttagccaggatgaacgatctagtgtggcactaggcattgggattgcgttatttccagtcatttgttgtaacagtattatcgaaaataatcgtgttctacactgcgaaagaagaataaaaataataagcatgtgcattgttttgattttaagtctaatgaactaatgtcataacgcgaagactcaaaacatttatacaattgacctccctcaagattTATATAAATGaacccaagactcaattctctgtaaattgataagctaaccttttagctataTCTACCGTTGGAATTCTTGGTccataaatttctgtaaattctatctttagtccatcataatcacgagaaactcttcggactatgatgttgaggtaaactaagtcaacacaactacttacccaacgtagaaggggtcatattaggcctaccgacgaagaagggattcatagatgtttgcccttataaagactaatctcaatttccgttttagaggaagatcccatcaactttattttaattcattttaagtgaactaatatctagcatgcgaggatgaataaactaaggtgatggcttaataagactctgtgacatctttatgtccatgaaaactaacatacaacctatatgagtcaattttcatgcattttagtagtaggtggtttagttttaggcggaatatgatgcataaactaacatgtgaatgaaaagtaataagaatgaaaaaacgtaaaaacagtaaaagtcctagtgtggcctatcctatcaaaatgaaca from Silene latifolia isolate original U9 population chromosome 10, ASM4854445v1, whole genome shotgun sequence encodes:
- the LOC141606223 gene encoding uncharacterized protein LOC141606223, producing MQRYDTHKYRIRKLDLELPMADKKIEPLVDKWIKIAVQNQVENLFIETLPPYSRKSPHTSESSNYRLPEILFRAKSLKFLYCSDAVLPYYETMELISLEDLTLILENVDIDMLQRIITFCPLVQFTTISDLGKISLPWPRNVNESGEFINSEVMQSQFKASPLRRLVYRGVHRVAKWPFNMNVVALKNLRELDTIYNAIITDDIVSELASGLVALESLVLDSCSMLKCIMISSISLKELRIIEVFNLMKVTIDAPNLIEFVCKCEVGTSLSLIRVSDHCNA